A region from the Silene latifolia isolate original U9 population chromosome 7, ASM4854445v1, whole genome shotgun sequence genome encodes:
- the LOC141591722 gene encoding uncharacterized protein LOC141591722 isoform X3: MQPIKQALETACSCASAAGFNLKTVSELQFFADHFGSHRLSNACSKFITLAQQRSDLFNSDNNTTVAWKASSDSVLHSSASSDMFLHDPSDDHTKVTLPSRHFSREPSPSPSDDVDARESIKNKDSDKDNAMRPTTSATSESASTSAGKPQLTRRPSVQDRINLFENKAQNSPSTSDTTSTMIGGKSELQGLSSDVNSSTEKVVLRRWSGSTDMNVDVSGKRKEPDSNGNTPTSSGSSSRLFFPPKLKDPFDPTSQEGDKNSKPPLEAEFGSQSAPASSELNSKLPSFSGRSLEKDQPDGGGIRSRTASFSRGDDFGFGTQSTSKQVQVKSWPGKIKKFGPSIQSEGDLGSMPSEIHLQPEIQSIRVELDPVPAQPRCQSLSEIEKSEGSDLESLKSQMTRRGVGKESRAKGTLGVNDELKVKAKELEKLFAEHKVRVPGDQSSSAWRIRDDVLTCKQETDGKPAKVSREMDSFNTTPLSKTVDNHNHYVVPKHNIYSPSFSDGSKGKLYQKYMKKRDARLREDWSSSRPEKEAQMKAMHDSLEKSRAEMKVKLASSAVKRYSAYDTRQRAEKLKSYDTQSAMKRDQPTDAFMSAKDSSSKSTQGKRVLPNKITTSPTTRNSTTPIHQSSGKTFKPGVGRRRTLYGNRLAQSVPNSSDLRKENTSPSSGGSKPAHVQERNHARKNKISEDLCLANEVKSRRLQSSKKNTPTTMEMNTSRYSDDVDDSQFMPSKYHIEKNAEYGKLSDMESKALPIKSNGISKASMMEEAARNEHGFGDASFGTEEMMDLAKDEERVYETVVVEESIYIDNSKGRLSHESDKSGNSLYQNNNAEDIPISMPTLFHSMGSTSDSPGESPGSWNLRLQNPFAYSHEISDIDASDSPSGSPASWNLYTLSQAEVEADKMRKKWGAVQKPVVGMDSCHSYSRKDVTRGLRRFLKFGRKNHASESVADWISATTSEGEDSEDGRDLANRSSEDLRKSRMGFSQNHNSDKGLYGSDMFNEQVQGLRTSIRTPTSNFKLQEEHLSGSSLKAPKSFFSLSNFRNKANDSKAR, translated from the exons ATGCAACCAA TAAAACAGGCCTTGGAGACAGCATGTAGTTGTGCATCTGCTGCTGGTTTTAATCTCAAAACTGTCTCGGAACTTCAGTTCTTTGCAGATCACTTCGGTTCTCATCGCCTcag CAACGCCTGCAGTAAATTCATCACCCTTGCACAGCAACGTTCTGACCTCTTTAATTCCGACAACAACACAACAGTAGCATGGAAAGCCTCATCTGATAGTGTTCTTCACTCCTCCGCTAGCTCCGACATGTTCCTTCATGACCCATCTGATGACCATACCAAAGTCACCCTCCCTTCACGACATTTTTCTAGGGAGCCAAGTCCCAGTCCTAGTGATGATGTGGATGCGAGAGAAAGTATTAAAAATAAAGACTCTGACAAAGACAATGCTATGAGGCCAACCACCTCAGCTACAAGCGAGTCAGCCTCCACATCAGCTGGGAAGCCTCAACTCACCAGGCGACCAAGTGTGCAGGATCGAATTAATCTTTTTGAAAATAAGGCTCAGAATTCTCCCTCTACTAGTGATACAACATCCACAATGATTGGTGGAAAATCCGAGCTTCAAGGATTATCATCGGACGTCAACTCATCCACTGAAAAGGTTGTTTTGAGAAGATGGAGTGGGTCCACCGACATGAACGTTGATGTCAGTGGAAAGAGAAAGGAACCTGATAGCAACGGAAACACTCCTACATCCTCGGGTTCATCATCACGTCTTTTTTTCCCTCCAAAACTTAAGGATCCGTTCGATCCAACGTCACAGGAAGGGGATAAGAATTCTAAACCGCCTTTGGAGGCAGAATTTGGTTCTCAGTCAGCGCCTGCATCGTCTGAATTGAATTCAAAGCTTCCATCATTCTCAGGGAGATCATTGGAGAAGGATCAACCGGATGGTGGTGGGATCCGGTCTAGAACAGCATCTTTCAGTAGAGGGGACGATTTTGGGTTTGGAACCCAATCAACCTCTAAGCAGGTCCAGGTCAAATCCTGGCCCGGGAAGATCAAGAAATTTGGTCCCTCTATTCAGAGTGAAGGTGATTTGGGTTCAATGCCCTCTGAAATTCACTTGCAACCTGAAATTCAGAGCATACGAGTTGAGCTTGATCCAGTGCCTGCTCAACCTAGATGTCAATCTTTATCAGAAATTGAGAAATCTGAAGGAAGTGATTTGGAATCATTAAAGAGTCAAATGACAAGGCGTGGAGTCGGAAAGGAGAGTCGAGCAAAAGGGACCCTGGGAGTGAATGATGAGCTAAAAGTAAAGGCAAAGGAACTCGAGAAGCTTTTTGCAGAGCATAAAGTTCGTGTCCCCGGTGACCAGTCGAGTTCTGCTTGGAGAATTAGGGATGATGTCTTGACCTGTAAGCAAGAAACGGATGGCAAGCCTGCCAAAGTTTCTAGAGAAATGGATAGCTTCAATACTACTCCATTGTCAAAAACTGTTGATAATCACAATCATTACGTCGTACCAAAGCATAACATTTACAGTCCTAGTTTTTCAGATGGGTCTAAAGGAAAACTGTATCAGAAATATATGAAAAAGCGGGATGCGAGATTAAGGGAAGACTGGAGTTCAAGTAGGCCAGAGAAGGAAGCTCAGATGAAGGCAATGCATGATAGCCTTGAGAAAAGTAGAGCTGAAATGAAGGTCAAGTTGGCAAGTTCTGCTGTAAAGAGATATTCTGCCTATGATACTCGTCAAAGGGCTGAGAAATTGAAGTCATACGATACCCAATCCGCGATGAAGAGAGACCAG CCTACAGATGCGTTCATGAGCGCCAAGGATTCCTCTTCGAAAAGTACACAGGGAAAAAGGGTTCTACCAAACAAAATTACTACGTCACCTACAACCCGCAACTCAACTACCCCTATTCATCAGTCATCCGGTAAAACTTTTAAGCCTGGTGTCGGAAGACGGAGAACGCTGTATGGCAATCGTTTGGCACAATCAGTTCCTAATTCCTCCGATTTGAGGAAAGAAAACACGAGTCCATCATCGGGCGGAAGCAAGCCAGCCCATGTTCAAGAAAGAAATCATGCTCGGAAAAATAAAATCAGTGAAGACTTGTGCCTGGCCAATGAAGTAAAGTCAAGGAGACTTCAGTCATCGAAAAAGAACACGCCTACCACTATGGAAATGAATACTTCTCGCTATTCTGATGATGTAGATGACTCTCAGTTCATGCCTTCCAAATATCATATAGAGAAGAATGCGGAGTATGGAAAACTCTCTGACATGGAGTCGAAGGCTCTTCCGATAAAGAGTAATGGTATATCAAAAGCTTCAATGATGGAAGAGGCTGCAAGAAATGAACATGgttttggtgatgcaagtttcggAACAGAAGAGATGATGGATCTAGCCAAAGACGAGGAGCGTGTCTATGAAACCGTAGTAGTGGAAGAATCTATTTATATTGACAATAGCAAAGGAAGACTGAGCCATGAATCGGACAAGTCCGGAAATTCTCTTTATCAAAACAATAATgcagaagacattcctatttccATGCCTACTCTTTTTCACTCCATGGGGTCCACTTCAGACTCACCCGGGGAAAGCCCTGGATCTTGGAATTTACGCTTACAAAACCCATTTGCATATTCCCATGAAATTTCAGACATTGATGCGTCGGACTCACCATCTGGGAGCCCTGCATCGTGGAACTTATACACTCTTTCTCAGGCGGAGGTGGAGGCTgacaaaatgagaaagaaatgGGGAGCGGTTCAGAAACCCGTTGTTGGTATGGACAGTTGTCATAGCTACTCACGCAAGGATGTAACCAGAGGTCTAAGGCGATTCCTCAAATTTGGTAGGAAAAATCATGCTTCTGAGAGTGTGGCGGACTGGATATCTGCTACTACATCTGAGGGAGAGGATAGCGAAGATGGAAGAGATCTCGCTAATCGTTCCTCAGAAGATTTGAGGAAATCGAGAATGGGATTTTCACAGAATCATAATTCTGACAAAGGATTATATGGAAGTGACATGTTCAATGAACAAG TTCAAGGATTACGAACCTCAATCCGAACACCTACATCAAATTTCAAATTGCAGGAAGAACATTTGTCCGGAAGTTCTTTAAAAG CCCCGAAGTCATTCTTTTCACTTTCGAATTTCCGGAACAAAGCCAACGATTCAAAGGCAAGATAG
- the LOC141591722 gene encoding uncharacterized protein LOC141591722 isoform X1: protein MQSNVPLDYAVFQLSPGRSRCELFVSYDGTTEKLASGLVKPFVTHLKVAEEQVAFAGKSIKLDVERNKNVETWFTKGTLERFVRFVSTPEVLEMVNTYDAEMSQLEAARKIYSQGAADHESGTSGGIGNGVTAAFDATKMELLRAIDIRLSAVKQALETACSCASAAGFNLKTVSELQFFADHFGSHRLSNACSKFITLAQQRSDLFNSDNNTTVAWKASSDSVLHSSASSDMFLHDPSDDHTKVTLPSRHFSREPSPSPSDDVDARESIKNKDSDKDNAMRPTTSATSESASTSAGKPQLTRRPSVQDRINLFENKAQNSPSTSDTTSTMIGGKSELQGLSSDVNSSTEKVVLRRWSGSTDMNVDVSGKRKEPDSNGNTPTSSGSSSRLFFPPKLKDPFDPTSQEGDKNSKPPLEAEFGSQSAPASSELNSKLPSFSGRSLEKDQPDGGGIRSRTASFSRGDDFGFGTQSTSKQVQVKSWPGKIKKFGPSIQSEGDLGSMPSEIHLQPEIQSIRVELDPVPAQPRCQSLSEIEKSEGSDLESLKSQMTRRGVGKESRAKGTLGVNDELKVKAKELEKLFAEHKVRVPGDQSSSAWRIRDDVLTCKQETDGKPAKVSREMDSFNTTPLSKTVDNHNHYVVPKHNIYSPSFSDGSKGKLYQKYMKKRDARLREDWSSSRPEKEAQMKAMHDSLEKSRAEMKVKLASSAVKRYSAYDTRQRAEKLKSYDTQSAMKRDQPTDAFMSAKDSSSKSTQGKRVLPNKITTSPTTRNSTTPIHQSSGKTFKPGVGRRRTLYGNRLAQSVPNSSDLRKENTSPSSGGSKPAHVQERNHARKNKISEDLCLANEVKSRRLQSSKKNTPTTMEMNTSRYSDDVDDSQFMPSKYHIEKNAEYGKLSDMESKALPIKSNGISKASMMEEAARNEHGFGDASFGTEEMMDLAKDEERVYETVVVEESIYIDNSKGRLSHESDKSGNSLYQNNNAEDIPISMPTLFHSMGSTSDSPGESPGSWNLRLQNPFAYSHEISDIDASDSPSGSPASWNLYTLSQAEVEADKMRKKWGAVQKPVVGMDSCHSYSRKDVTRGLRRFLKFGRKNHASESVADWISATTSEGEDSEDGRDLANRSSEDLRKSRMGFSQNHNSDKGLYGSDMFNEQVQGLRTSIRTPTSNFKLQEEHLSGSSLKAPKSFFSLSNFRNKANDSKAR, encoded by the exons ATGCAATCCAATGTGCCTCTAGATTACGCTGTCTTCCAACTGTCTCCTGGACGATCACG ATGTGAGTTATTTGTTTCTTATGATGGAACTACGGAGAAGCTTGCATCAGGACTTGTAAAACCTTTCGTTACTCACTTGAAAGTGGCAGAAGAGCAAGTTGCATTTGCTGGGAAGTCAATTAAACTTGATGTTGAGCGAAATAAAAATGTGGAGACATGGTTTACGAAGGGAACTCTTGAGAG GTTTGTCCGGTTTGTTAGTACACCTGAGGTATTAGAAATGGTcaatacatatgatgcagaaatgTCTCAGTTGGAAGCAGCTCGAAAAATCTACTCTCAG GGAGCGGCCGACCATGAATCTGGTACATCAG GTGGAATTGGTAACGGAGTGACTGCGGCATTTGATGCAACCAA GATGGAGCTTTTGAGAGCCATTGATATAAGGCTTTCTGCAGTAAAACAGGCCTTGGAGACAGCATGTAGTTGTGCATCTGCTGCTGGTTTTAATCTCAAAACTGTCTCGGAACTTCAGTTCTTTGCAGATCACTTCGGTTCTCATCGCCTcag CAACGCCTGCAGTAAATTCATCACCCTTGCACAGCAACGTTCTGACCTCTTTAATTCCGACAACAACACAACAGTAGCATGGAAAGCCTCATCTGATAGTGTTCTTCACTCCTCCGCTAGCTCCGACATGTTCCTTCATGACCCATCTGATGACCATACCAAAGTCACCCTCCCTTCACGACATTTTTCTAGGGAGCCAAGTCCCAGTCCTAGTGATGATGTGGATGCGAGAGAAAGTATTAAAAATAAAGACTCTGACAAAGACAATGCTATGAGGCCAACCACCTCAGCTACAAGCGAGTCAGCCTCCACATCAGCTGGGAAGCCTCAACTCACCAGGCGACCAAGTGTGCAGGATCGAATTAATCTTTTTGAAAATAAGGCTCAGAATTCTCCCTCTACTAGTGATACAACATCCACAATGATTGGTGGAAAATCCGAGCTTCAAGGATTATCATCGGACGTCAACTCATCCACTGAAAAGGTTGTTTTGAGAAGATGGAGTGGGTCCACCGACATGAACGTTGATGTCAGTGGAAAGAGAAAGGAACCTGATAGCAACGGAAACACTCCTACATCCTCGGGTTCATCATCACGTCTTTTTTTCCCTCCAAAACTTAAGGATCCGTTCGATCCAACGTCACAGGAAGGGGATAAGAATTCTAAACCGCCTTTGGAGGCAGAATTTGGTTCTCAGTCAGCGCCTGCATCGTCTGAATTGAATTCAAAGCTTCCATCATTCTCAGGGAGATCATTGGAGAAGGATCAACCGGATGGTGGTGGGATCCGGTCTAGAACAGCATCTTTCAGTAGAGGGGACGATTTTGGGTTTGGAACCCAATCAACCTCTAAGCAGGTCCAGGTCAAATCCTGGCCCGGGAAGATCAAGAAATTTGGTCCCTCTATTCAGAGTGAAGGTGATTTGGGTTCAATGCCCTCTGAAATTCACTTGCAACCTGAAATTCAGAGCATACGAGTTGAGCTTGATCCAGTGCCTGCTCAACCTAGATGTCAATCTTTATCAGAAATTGAGAAATCTGAAGGAAGTGATTTGGAATCATTAAAGAGTCAAATGACAAGGCGTGGAGTCGGAAAGGAGAGTCGAGCAAAAGGGACCCTGGGAGTGAATGATGAGCTAAAAGTAAAGGCAAAGGAACTCGAGAAGCTTTTTGCAGAGCATAAAGTTCGTGTCCCCGGTGACCAGTCGAGTTCTGCTTGGAGAATTAGGGATGATGTCTTGACCTGTAAGCAAGAAACGGATGGCAAGCCTGCCAAAGTTTCTAGAGAAATGGATAGCTTCAATACTACTCCATTGTCAAAAACTGTTGATAATCACAATCATTACGTCGTACCAAAGCATAACATTTACAGTCCTAGTTTTTCAGATGGGTCTAAAGGAAAACTGTATCAGAAATATATGAAAAAGCGGGATGCGAGATTAAGGGAAGACTGGAGTTCAAGTAGGCCAGAGAAGGAAGCTCAGATGAAGGCAATGCATGATAGCCTTGAGAAAAGTAGAGCTGAAATGAAGGTCAAGTTGGCAAGTTCTGCTGTAAAGAGATATTCTGCCTATGATACTCGTCAAAGGGCTGAGAAATTGAAGTCATACGATACCCAATCCGCGATGAAGAGAGACCAG CCTACAGATGCGTTCATGAGCGCCAAGGATTCCTCTTCGAAAAGTACACAGGGAAAAAGGGTTCTACCAAACAAAATTACTACGTCACCTACAACCCGCAACTCAACTACCCCTATTCATCAGTCATCCGGTAAAACTTTTAAGCCTGGTGTCGGAAGACGGAGAACGCTGTATGGCAATCGTTTGGCACAATCAGTTCCTAATTCCTCCGATTTGAGGAAAGAAAACACGAGTCCATCATCGGGCGGAAGCAAGCCAGCCCATGTTCAAGAAAGAAATCATGCTCGGAAAAATAAAATCAGTGAAGACTTGTGCCTGGCCAATGAAGTAAAGTCAAGGAGACTTCAGTCATCGAAAAAGAACACGCCTACCACTATGGAAATGAATACTTCTCGCTATTCTGATGATGTAGATGACTCTCAGTTCATGCCTTCCAAATATCATATAGAGAAGAATGCGGAGTATGGAAAACTCTCTGACATGGAGTCGAAGGCTCTTCCGATAAAGAGTAATGGTATATCAAAAGCTTCAATGATGGAAGAGGCTGCAAGAAATGAACATGgttttggtgatgcaagtttcggAACAGAAGAGATGATGGATCTAGCCAAAGACGAGGAGCGTGTCTATGAAACCGTAGTAGTGGAAGAATCTATTTATATTGACAATAGCAAAGGAAGACTGAGCCATGAATCGGACAAGTCCGGAAATTCTCTTTATCAAAACAATAATgcagaagacattcctatttccATGCCTACTCTTTTTCACTCCATGGGGTCCACTTCAGACTCACCCGGGGAAAGCCCTGGATCTTGGAATTTACGCTTACAAAACCCATTTGCATATTCCCATGAAATTTCAGACATTGATGCGTCGGACTCACCATCTGGGAGCCCTGCATCGTGGAACTTATACACTCTTTCTCAGGCGGAGGTGGAGGCTgacaaaatgagaaagaaatgGGGAGCGGTTCAGAAACCCGTTGTTGGTATGGACAGTTGTCATAGCTACTCACGCAAGGATGTAACCAGAGGTCTAAGGCGATTCCTCAAATTTGGTAGGAAAAATCATGCTTCTGAGAGTGTGGCGGACTGGATATCTGCTACTACATCTGAGGGAGAGGATAGCGAAGATGGAAGAGATCTCGCTAATCGTTCCTCAGAAGATTTGAGGAAATCGAGAATGGGATTTTCACAGAATCATAATTCTGACAAAGGATTATATGGAAGTGACATGTTCAATGAACAAG TTCAAGGATTACGAACCTCAATCCGAACACCTACATCAAATTTCAAATTGCAGGAAGAACATTTGTCCGGAAGTTCTTTAAAAG CCCCGAAGTCATTCTTTTCACTTTCGAATTTCCGGAACAAAGCCAACGATTCAAAGGCAAGATAG
- the LOC141591722 gene encoding uncharacterized protein LOC141591722 isoform X2: MQPRCNNGYPFIPFDFIHLFRMELLRAIDIRLSAVKQALETACSCASAAGFNLKTVSELQFFADHFGSHRLSNACSKFITLAQQRSDLFNSDNNTTVAWKASSDSVLHSSASSDMFLHDPSDDHTKVTLPSRHFSREPSPSPSDDVDARESIKNKDSDKDNAMRPTTSATSESASTSAGKPQLTRRPSVQDRINLFENKAQNSPSTSDTTSTMIGGKSELQGLSSDVNSSTEKVVLRRWSGSTDMNVDVSGKRKEPDSNGNTPTSSGSSSRLFFPPKLKDPFDPTSQEGDKNSKPPLEAEFGSQSAPASSELNSKLPSFSGRSLEKDQPDGGGIRSRTASFSRGDDFGFGTQSTSKQVQVKSWPGKIKKFGPSIQSEGDLGSMPSEIHLQPEIQSIRVELDPVPAQPRCQSLSEIEKSEGSDLESLKSQMTRRGVGKESRAKGTLGVNDELKVKAKELEKLFAEHKVRVPGDQSSSAWRIRDDVLTCKQETDGKPAKVSREMDSFNTTPLSKTVDNHNHYVVPKHNIYSPSFSDGSKGKLYQKYMKKRDARLREDWSSSRPEKEAQMKAMHDSLEKSRAEMKVKLASSAVKRYSAYDTRQRAEKLKSYDTQSAMKRDQPTDAFMSAKDSSSKSTQGKRVLPNKITTSPTTRNSTTPIHQSSGKTFKPGVGRRRTLYGNRLAQSVPNSSDLRKENTSPSSGGSKPAHVQERNHARKNKISEDLCLANEVKSRRLQSSKKNTPTTMEMNTSRYSDDVDDSQFMPSKYHIEKNAEYGKLSDMESKALPIKSNGISKASMMEEAARNEHGFGDASFGTEEMMDLAKDEERVYETVVVEESIYIDNSKGRLSHESDKSGNSLYQNNNAEDIPISMPTLFHSMGSTSDSPGESPGSWNLRLQNPFAYSHEISDIDASDSPSGSPASWNLYTLSQAEVEADKMRKKWGAVQKPVVGMDSCHSYSRKDVTRGLRRFLKFGRKNHASESVADWISATTSEGEDSEDGRDLANRSSEDLRKSRMGFSQNHNSDKGLYGSDMFNEQVQGLRTSIRTPTSNFKLQEEHLSGSSLKAPKSFFSLSNFRNKANDSKAR; encoded by the exons ATGCAACCAA GGTGCAACAATGGTTATCCGTTTATTCCTTTTGACTTCATACACTTATTTAGGATGGAGCTTTTGAGAGCCATTGATATAAGGCTTTCTGCAGTAAAACAGGCCTTGGAGACAGCATGTAGTTGTGCATCTGCTGCTGGTTTTAATCTCAAAACTGTCTCGGAACTTCAGTTCTTTGCAGATCACTTCGGTTCTCATCGCCTcag CAACGCCTGCAGTAAATTCATCACCCTTGCACAGCAACGTTCTGACCTCTTTAATTCCGACAACAACACAACAGTAGCATGGAAAGCCTCATCTGATAGTGTTCTTCACTCCTCCGCTAGCTCCGACATGTTCCTTCATGACCCATCTGATGACCATACCAAAGTCACCCTCCCTTCACGACATTTTTCTAGGGAGCCAAGTCCCAGTCCTAGTGATGATGTGGATGCGAGAGAAAGTATTAAAAATAAAGACTCTGACAAAGACAATGCTATGAGGCCAACCACCTCAGCTACAAGCGAGTCAGCCTCCACATCAGCTGGGAAGCCTCAACTCACCAGGCGACCAAGTGTGCAGGATCGAATTAATCTTTTTGAAAATAAGGCTCAGAATTCTCCCTCTACTAGTGATACAACATCCACAATGATTGGTGGAAAATCCGAGCTTCAAGGATTATCATCGGACGTCAACTCATCCACTGAAAAGGTTGTTTTGAGAAGATGGAGTGGGTCCACCGACATGAACGTTGATGTCAGTGGAAAGAGAAAGGAACCTGATAGCAACGGAAACACTCCTACATCCTCGGGTTCATCATCACGTCTTTTTTTCCCTCCAAAACTTAAGGATCCGTTCGATCCAACGTCACAGGAAGGGGATAAGAATTCTAAACCGCCTTTGGAGGCAGAATTTGGTTCTCAGTCAGCGCCTGCATCGTCTGAATTGAATTCAAAGCTTCCATCATTCTCAGGGAGATCATTGGAGAAGGATCAACCGGATGGTGGTGGGATCCGGTCTAGAACAGCATCTTTCAGTAGAGGGGACGATTTTGGGTTTGGAACCCAATCAACCTCTAAGCAGGTCCAGGTCAAATCCTGGCCCGGGAAGATCAAGAAATTTGGTCCCTCTATTCAGAGTGAAGGTGATTTGGGTTCAATGCCCTCTGAAATTCACTTGCAACCTGAAATTCAGAGCATACGAGTTGAGCTTGATCCAGTGCCTGCTCAACCTAGATGTCAATCTTTATCAGAAATTGAGAAATCTGAAGGAAGTGATTTGGAATCATTAAAGAGTCAAATGACAAGGCGTGGAGTCGGAAAGGAGAGTCGAGCAAAAGGGACCCTGGGAGTGAATGATGAGCTAAAAGTAAAGGCAAAGGAACTCGAGAAGCTTTTTGCAGAGCATAAAGTTCGTGTCCCCGGTGACCAGTCGAGTTCTGCTTGGAGAATTAGGGATGATGTCTTGACCTGTAAGCAAGAAACGGATGGCAAGCCTGCCAAAGTTTCTAGAGAAATGGATAGCTTCAATACTACTCCATTGTCAAAAACTGTTGATAATCACAATCATTACGTCGTACCAAAGCATAACATTTACAGTCCTAGTTTTTCAGATGGGTCTAAAGGAAAACTGTATCAGAAATATATGAAAAAGCGGGATGCGAGATTAAGGGAAGACTGGAGTTCAAGTAGGCCAGAGAAGGAAGCTCAGATGAAGGCAATGCATGATAGCCTTGAGAAAAGTAGAGCTGAAATGAAGGTCAAGTTGGCAAGTTCTGCTGTAAAGAGATATTCTGCCTATGATACTCGTCAAAGGGCTGAGAAATTGAAGTCATACGATACCCAATCCGCGATGAAGAGAGACCAG CCTACAGATGCGTTCATGAGCGCCAAGGATTCCTCTTCGAAAAGTACACAGGGAAAAAGGGTTCTACCAAACAAAATTACTACGTCACCTACAACCCGCAACTCAACTACCCCTATTCATCAGTCATCCGGTAAAACTTTTAAGCCTGGTGTCGGAAGACGGAGAACGCTGTATGGCAATCGTTTGGCACAATCAGTTCCTAATTCCTCCGATTTGAGGAAAGAAAACACGAGTCCATCATCGGGCGGAAGCAAGCCAGCCCATGTTCAAGAAAGAAATCATGCTCGGAAAAATAAAATCAGTGAAGACTTGTGCCTGGCCAATGAAGTAAAGTCAAGGAGACTTCAGTCATCGAAAAAGAACACGCCTACCACTATGGAAATGAATACTTCTCGCTATTCTGATGATGTAGATGACTCTCAGTTCATGCCTTCCAAATATCATATAGAGAAGAATGCGGAGTATGGAAAACTCTCTGACATGGAGTCGAAGGCTCTTCCGATAAAGAGTAATGGTATATCAAAAGCTTCAATGATGGAAGAGGCTGCAAGAAATGAACATGgttttggtgatgcaagtttcggAACAGAAGAGATGATGGATCTAGCCAAAGACGAGGAGCGTGTCTATGAAACCGTAGTAGTGGAAGAATCTATTTATATTGACAATAGCAAAGGAAGACTGAGCCATGAATCGGACAAGTCCGGAAATTCTCTTTATCAAAACAATAATgcagaagacattcctatttccATGCCTACTCTTTTTCACTCCATGGGGTCCACTTCAGACTCACCCGGGGAAAGCCCTGGATCTTGGAATTTACGCTTACAAAACCCATTTGCATATTCCCATGAAATTTCAGACATTGATGCGTCGGACTCACCATCTGGGAGCCCTGCATCGTGGAACTTATACACTCTTTCTCAGGCGGAGGTGGAGGCTgacaaaatgagaaagaaatgGGGAGCGGTTCAGAAACCCGTTGTTGGTATGGACAGTTGTCATAGCTACTCACGCAAGGATGTAACCAGAGGTCTAAGGCGATTCCTCAAATTTGGTAGGAAAAATCATGCTTCTGAGAGTGTGGCGGACTGGATATCTGCTACTACATCTGAGGGAGAGGATAGCGAAGATGGAAGAGATCTCGCTAATCGTTCCTCAGAAGATTTGAGGAAATCGAGAATGGGATTTTCACAGAATCATAATTCTGACAAAGGATTATATGGAAGTGACATGTTCAATGAACAAG TTCAAGGATTACGAACCTCAATCCGAACACCTACATCAAATTTCAAATTGCAGGAAGAACATTTGTCCGGAAGTTCTTTAAAAG CCCCGAAGTCATTCTTTTCACTTTCGAATTTCCGGAACAAAGCCAACGATTCAAAGGCAAGATAG